Proteins found in one Triticum urartu cultivar G1812 chromosome 4, Tu2.1, whole genome shotgun sequence genomic segment:
- the LOC125550250 gene encoding BEL1-like homeodomain protein 7, translated as MSNYYSSPGDERDPQTMYSPDTGNASYPVPSALGNLLYSNNASSGPYTEFSGIIQPQQNFMELHGHPSEHSSSREPPNMVTSLTEQSSFAPVKDMRNEMLMHFMDGAQSGGGGGDLIHNDAHSSAQLDFGLLNNPSSASVPSAPGQGLSLSLNTHILAPSYPYWSPKPDLLTTQSYQGDENGMKNMQSEASRAIRNSKYLKAAQELLDEIVSVWKSIKQNAQKEKAEAGKMDGKDADEVLKSEGVSSNPQESTANAEAEISAAEKQELQNKMAKLLAMLDEVDRKYKHYFHQMQIVVSSFDMIAGSGAAKPYTAVALQTISRHFRCLKDAINDQVNVIRKKLGEEDSSSGREGKLTRLRYIDQQLRQQRAFQQYGMLQQNAWRPQRGLPENSVSILRAWLFEHFLHPYPKDSEKLMLARQTGLTRSQISNWFINARVRLWKPMIEDMYKEETGEAELDSNSSSDNLPRSKDKMASCEDKEDLKCSMSQGQAYQTSEFKANMEMAGLTGAPSSFHNEANSDDGFMNLLLKDQRPGEADGSLLHGDESARFMAYHLAELGGYQNSNVSLTLGLQHTENSLSAPNAHRPGFTAAGEEDIYNTTAAHPGGGAAVASSDYESTNQLDQRQQFEPSPLLHDFVA; from the exons ATGTCTAATTATTACTCAAGCCCGGGTGACGAAAGGGACCCGCAAACCATGTACTCACCAGACACGGGAAATGCGTCGTATCCCGTGCCGTCAGCCCTGGGGAACTTGCTCTATTCAAACAATGCATCTTCTGGACCATATACGGAATTCAGTGGCATTATCCAGCCTCAGCAAAATTTCATGGAGCTGCATGGCCATCCTTCAGAACATTCATCATCAAGGGAACCTCCTAACATGGTCACCTCGCTCACAGAGCAAAGCTCCTTTGCTCCTGTCAAAGATATGAGGAATGAGATGTTAATGCATTTCATGGATGGTGCACagagtggtggtggtggtggtgatcTCATCCACAATGATGCCCATAGCAGTGCACAGCTTGATTTCGGCTTGTTGAACAACCCCAGTTCGGCGAGTGTTCCATCAGCACCAGGCCAAGGATTGTCTCTGAGCCTCAACACACATATCCTGGCACCTTCATACCCATACTGGTCCCCAAAGCCAGACTTGCTGACAACCCAATCTTACCAGGGTGATGAAAATGGAATGAAGAATATGCAGTCGGAGGCCTCACGGGCAATCAGGAATTCAAAGTATCTAAAAGCAGCACAAGAATTGCTTGATGAGATCGTCAGTGTTTGGAAGAGTATAAAGCAGAACGCGCAGAAAGAGAAGGCTGAAGCAGGAAAAATGGATGGCAAAGACGCCGATGAGGTGTTGAAAAGTGAGGGGGTATCTTCCAACCCACAGGAGTCTACTGCCAATGCGGAAGCTGAGATTTCTGCGGCTGAGAAACAAGAGCTCCAGAATAAGATGGCGAAACTATTGGCCATGCTGGATGAG GTTGACCGAAAGTACAAGCATTATTTCCATCAAATGCAAATTGTAGTGTCGTCTTTCGATATGATTGCTGGGTCTGGAGCTGCCAAACCTTATACTGCAGTTGCCCTTCAGACAATATCGCGGCACTTCCGATGTCTGAAGGATGCTATCAACGACCAGGTTAATGTTATCCGAAAGAAACTGGGAGAGGAGGATAGTTCATCGGGCAGAGAGGGCAAGTTAACTCGCCTCCGTTACATCGATCAGCAGTTAAGGCAACAACGAGCTTTCCAACAGTATGGTATGTTACAGCAAAATGCCTGGAGGCCACAGAGGGGACTGCCTGAAAACTCAGTTTCAATTCTTCGTGCTTGGCTGTTTGAACACTTCCTTCACCC GTATCCAAAAGATTCAGAAAAGCTAATGCTAGCGAGGCAAACTGGTTTAACAAGAAGTCAG ATTTCGAACTGGTTCATCAATGCCCGTGTTCGCCTGTGGAAACCGATGATCGAAGACATGTATAAAGAAGAGACCGGGGAGGCAGAGCTCGACTCAAACTCCTCCTCGGACAACTTACCAAGAAGCAAGGACAAAATGGCGTCTTGTGAAGACAAGGAAGATCTGAAATGCTCCATGAGCCAGGGCCAGGCTTACCAAACCAGTGAATTCAAAGCCAACATGGAGATGGCGGGTCTCACCGGAGCGCCGTCCAGCTTCCACAATGAGGCAAACTCCGACGACGGCTTCATGAACCTGCTGTTGAAGGACCAAAGACCGGGCGAGGCTGACGGCAGTCTCCTCCACGGCGACGAGAGCGCGCGCTTCATGGCCTACCATTTGGCAGAGCTCGGGGGATATCAGAACAGCAATGTGTCGTTGACGCTAGGATTGCAGCACACCGAGAACAGCCTCTCAGCTCCGAACGCTCACCGGCCAGGATTCACCGCCGCCGGGGAAGAGGACATCTACAACACCACCGCGGCTCATCCCGGCGGTGGCGCTGCCGTGGCCTCTTCGGACTACGAGTCGACGAACCAGCTAGATCAACGGCAGCAGTTTGAGCCGTCGCCCCTGCTGCATGATTTCGTGGCCTGA